A region of the Acidobacteriota bacterium genome:
GCCTCGACGGCGGCGGCGGGCGAGCGCGCCTTCAGGGTCCGAATCGACGCCGCCGCGGCGGGCGGGGAGGAACGGATCGTCAACCTCGCCGTGAGCCCCGTCCGCGGCCCATCGGGCCGGGAGGGCTGGCTCGTCACGGTGGACGACGTGACCGAGCGCGTTCGCCTGGAGGAGCGGCTGATCCAGCAGGATCGGCTCGCGTCGGTGGGCCTGCTGGCGGCCGGGGTGGCCCACGAGGTGAACACGCCCCTGACCGGGATCTCCTCGTTCGCCCAGATCCTCCTCGAGGAGACCCGCCCGGAGGATCCCCGCCGCCCGCTGCTGGAGAAGATCGTCGCCCAGGCGGAGCGCGCGTCGCGGATCGCGCGCGGACTGCTGACGATCTCGCGGCCCTCGGGATCCGGCCGGTTGGCGCTCGGCCCGGTCGATCTGGGCGAGCTCGCCGAGGAGACGGTCGGCCTGCTCGGCCCGCAGATCCGCCGGGCGAACGCGACGGTCCGCGTGGAGCGATCCGGCGGGGCGGTGGTCGTCGAGGGCGACCGCTCGCGGTTGCAGCAGGTCGTGATGAACTTGCTCCTCAATGCCCTGGACGCGATCCGTCCCGGCGGGGTCGTGAGTGTCGACTGCCGTCTTTCCGGAGACGGGAGGGCCCTGCTCGAGGTGGCGGACGACGGGGTCGGCATCCCCGAGGAGGTCCGGTCGCGCATCTTCGATCCGTTCTTCACCACGAAATCCGGGGGACGGGGTACCGGCCTCGGGCTGTCCATCAGCTACGCCATCGTTCGCGAACACGGGGGCGAACTGGTCGCGGAGAGCGAGCCGGGAAGAGGGACGCGCATGCGGGTTCTCCTTCCGGCATTCGAGAGGGCCGCCTCCGGCCGGCGGGCGGCCCGTGCGGCGGAAGGGCGCGCGTGAAAGCGGCTCGGAAGCCGGCGCAGATCCTGGTGGTGGACGACGAACCGGTCGTCTGCGAGGTCCTCGAGCAGCTCCTGGGCCGGCGCGCGGGGCACGACGTGGCGGTGGCGTCCAGCGCGGAGGAAGCGGAGCGGTGGCTCGCCTCTCGGCCGGTGGACCTCGTGCTCCTCGATCTGATGCTCCCCGGAACCGACGGCCTGGAACTCCTCCGGAAGATCCTCGCCGACGATCCCCAGCGCGAAGTGATCATGATGACGGCGCACGGGTCGGTGGAAACGGCGGTCGAGGCGATGAAGGCAGGGGCTTTCCATTACCTCACCAAGCCGTTCCAGAACGACGAAGTGCTGCTCCTGGTCGAGTCGGCGCTGAACCGCCGGCGGCTGCGGCTCGAGAACGCCGGACTGCGCCGGGCCCTGGCCGAGCGGCACCGCTTCGGGCGCATGGTGGGCCGCTCGAAGGCGATGCAGGACCTGTACCGGATGATCCAGCAAGTCGCCGCCGCTCGGACCACCGTCCTGATCACGGGAGAAAGCGGCACGGGGAAGGAGCTGGCGGCCGAAGCGATCCACTCGAGTGGCCCCGATCCCAACGCGCCGTTCATCACCGTCAACAGCTCGAACCTCCCGCCGGAGCTGCTCGAGTCGGAGTTGTTCGGGCATGTCCGCGGCGCCTTCACCGGCGCCGTTTCCGACAAGGAAGGCCTGTTCGCTGCCGCGGCGGGGGGGACGCTCTTCTTCGACGAGATCAGCACCATCCCTCCCTCGGTGCAAGCGAAGCTCCTCCGGGTGCTCCAGGAAAAGGAGTTCCTGCCTCTGGGATCGGTGCGGCCGGTGAAGGTGGACGTGCGGATCCTCGCCGCCACGAACGAGGATCTGGCCAAGTTGGTCCAGGAGGGGCGGTTCCGGGAGGACCTCTACTACCGGCTGAACGTGGTGACGATCGCGCTTCCGCCGCTCCGGGAGCGGCGCGAGGACATCCCGCTGCTGGCCGAGCACTTCCTGGCCGAGTTCAGCGACGAGCACGGCAAGCCGGGCTTGCGCTTCGCTCCGGAGGCGATCCCCGCGATGATCCAGTACGACTGGCCGGGAAACGTGCGGGAGCTGAGGAACGCGGTGGAGCGGGCGGTCCTCCTGGCGGAACGGGACGAGATCGGGCCGGAGCTGCTTCCCCGCCCCCGCGGCGTCTCGGATCCGTCCGGAGAGATGGTGCCCCTTCCCCCGGGCACCTCGTTCCAGGAGGCGGTCGAGTCGTTCGAGCGGGCCCTCATCCGATGGGCCCTCCGCGAGTCGGGGGGGGTCCAGCGGCGGGCGGCGGAAAGGCTCCGCATGAAGCCGACCACCCTGAGCGAACGGATGAAGCGGCTGGGGATCCGCTGATCCCAGCGACCGGTTCCGCCGGCGGGCGGCGCCCCGCGAGGAGATTCCCCTTCGCCCGCCACGGGTTGCCCGCATCTCCGGCGCGGCGCTAGAGTTTGCGGCGGCCGGCGCCGGTGCCGGCCGGATGCGGAGGATGCGCAGCGGTCGAGCCGGGGCCGCGGGCGGCCGATCGCGGCACCGGCCATAAGATGAAGATGGGCGTCCCGCAGCGGAGCGCGCGGGATGGGACGGGCCCGCAACCCGAAGGCGGGGCCCGCCGGTGCGGGGGATGGCATTCGGAGGACCCGGGGTCCCGAGCCCCAGGGGAGGCGGACGATGAGAGGCAGCGTTTCGAGGCTCTTCGGGCTGACGGCGTTCTTGCTCGTGCTCGCCGGGGCCACCGCCGCGCTCGGAGCGGACGGTGGCGTGCGGGTCACCGTTTACGAGGTCACCGATGCCGGGAACGAGCCGATGCCCGGAGCCACGGTGATCCTGTCGCACCCGGGCGGGCAGTTCCCTGAAGCGGGCGCGGTCACCGACGCGAACGGCCAGGCGCTCTTCCCGGTGGTGCCGGCGCTCGCGGGCTACGCGGTCAAGGTCAGCATGCCGGGATACGCCACGACCGTCCGGGACGGTGTCAAGGTGGTGCCCAACCAGATCACGGACGTGGTCGTCGCACTGACCCCCGAGAAGACCGAGGAGGTCACGGTCGTCGGCAAGGAGAAGCTCATCGATCTCGAGAAGGGAACGGAGTCCAAGACCGAGATCTCGGCCGAGTTCTTCGAAGACCTTCCCGTGCTGGGACGCGAGTACCAGAACGTCCTCTCGCTTGCGCCAGGGGTGAACGACACCGACGGAGACGGAAACCCGACGGTCCACGGTTCCCGGGCCCGGGACTTCCAGGCGCAGGTGGACGGCGTGAGCAACGTGGACCCGCTCACCGGCTACTTCATGTCGAACATCAACCCCGACGCGATCGAGGAGATCGAGGTCATCGACTTCGGCGCCGACGCTTCGTACGGCGGAGCCGTGGGCGGCTACGCGAAGATTCACACGAAGAGCGGGACGAATCAGTTCGAAGGAGCTTTCAACTTCTTCCTCCGAGACTCGGCCGCAGACAACGACCGGGCGGGGAACATCGATCCTGTCGACTTCGGCCGCATCCAGCCGTCGCTGTTCCTTTCCGGTCCGCTCATTCGGAACCGGATGTGGTGGGTGGTCAGCCACGAATACCTCGATCAGAGCGATCCGGTCGACGTGATCGGTGGCGGCGATTTCGTGCAGAAGTTCAACCGCTGGACCCACCTCGACAAACTCACGTGGCAGGTTGGGCCGAAGAGCAAGCTCGCCCTGCAGTTCTCGGCGGACCCGATCGAGCTGACCCCGCTGGATGCGTCTGCCATCGTACCGGCGGCCAGTAGCGTCCGGTACACCGCCGGGGGGCCGACCTACTCGCTGACGTGGAACGTGCCCTACTCCCCGACCTTCGCCCTCGAATCCCAGATCGCCTTTTCCGACATCAACGTGACGCTGGATCCGATGAACCCGTGGACGACCCTCCCGGACGGGCGGCAGACCGGTACGCTGCTGAACTCGTGCGTCGTCGACAGGGACGATACGGAGTTCGATG
Encoded here:
- a CDS encoding sigma-54-dependent Fis family transcriptional regulator is translated as MKAARKPAQILVVDDEPVVCEVLEQLLGRRAGHDVAVASSAEEAERWLASRPVDLVLLDLMLPGTDGLELLRKILADDPQREVIMMTAHGSVETAVEAMKAGAFHYLTKPFQNDEVLLLVESALNRRRLRLENAGLRRALAERHRFGRMVGRSKAMQDLYRMIQQVAAARTTVLITGESGTGKELAAEAIHSSGPDPNAPFITVNSSNLPPELLESELFGHVRGAFTGAVSDKEGLFAAAAGGTLFFDEISTIPPSVQAKLLRVLQEKEFLPLGSVRPVKVDVRILAATNEDLAKLVQEGRFREDLYYRLNVVTIALPPLRERREDIPLLAEHFLAEFSDEHGKPGLRFAPEAIPAMIQYDWPGNVRELRNAVERAVLLAERDEIGPELLPRPRGVSDPSGEMVPLPPGTSFQEAVESFERALIRWALRESGGVQRRAAERLRMKPTTLSERMKRLGIR
- a CDS encoding TonB-dependent receptor is translated as MRGSVSRLFGLTAFLLVLAGATAALGADGGVRVTVYEVTDAGNEPMPGATVILSHPGGQFPEAGAVTDANGQALFPVVPALAGYAVKVSMPGYATTVRDGVKVVPNQITDVVVALTPEKTEEVTVVGKEKLIDLEKGTESKTEISAEFFEDLPVLGREYQNVLSLAPGVNDTDGDGNPTVHGSRARDFQAQVDGVSNVDPLTGYFMSNINPDAIEEIEVIDFGADASYGGAVGGYAKIHTKSGTNQFEGAFNFFLRDSAADNDRAGNIDPVDFGRIQPSLFLSGPLIRNRMWWVVSHEYLDQSDPVDVIGGGDFVQKFNRWTHLDKLTWQVGPKSKLALQFSADPIELTPLDASAIVPAASSVRYTAGGPTYSLTWNVPYSPTFALESQIAFSDINVTLDPMNPWTTLPDGRQTGTLLNSCVVDRDDTEFDDYLPGLRCRDDDLFGLTSGTANRDYEDTRQRWTYRFEGDQFINEWLGGSHRVRFGASLQRASFSRDDIRLNELRRNGIGLQGAVLGTNGSLDPNQPAYSLFETVYAPKIATDAGGAIASGMPARVQDDVDGNYFAAYITDTYEPTSNVVINLGVRFQREEISSFGYTPFDPAAERAAWNEFLDRCMAGEIPTSADPSGLDPKKCFQALGGSTLFTMHRLDVPTAQGCGGGNALNPALCELAGGEILINNGFVPKTRGRERFTISNNGIAPRFSISWDPWSDGKTLISGSFGRVYADSILLPFAFENGPDSLLRRWTLNSRLQPTRQDVPSAIGGFAISVVDRNIKMQHSDEWGLRFEREIAPETRLTLRYVNRKFYDQLQDIDVNKVPVYWDELPDQFPDPSR